One Gordonia pseudamarae genomic window, AAGTACATCGACGCCGCGGAACGGCTGATCGCGCCCGTCGCCGACCGGCTCTCGATCGCCCGCCCCGACGGCTTCCATCCGCTCACCTGGGTCCGGGCCCACGACGCCGGCGACGACGTGCCCACCGACACCGCGCTGGCCGACGCGACGCTGTCGGTGCCGGGTGTGCTGCTCGCCCAGCTCGCCGCCGTCGACGCGCTTGCCAAGCAGGGTCTGGACACCGCGACGATCCCGCCCACATCGGTGGTCGGTCATTCGCAGGGCATCCTGGCCACCGAGGTGATCGCCAACGACGGCGCCGGTGTGGGCGCAGGCGTGGTGCTGGCACTGGCCCAGCTGATCGGTGCGGCGGGCACCATCGTCGCGCGCCGCCGGGGCCTGGCCGCCACCTCCGACGGCACGCCGATGATGGCCATCGGGAACGCCGCCCCCGAACGGATCGACGCCATCCTGGCCGACTACCGCGCGGGCCTGTCCGAACGTGACCTCGGCACCGAGCCGGTCGTCGCCATCCGCAACGGCCGGACCGCCGTCATCGTGGCGGGCGCACCCCGCCACCTGAAGGCACTGCGTGCCCGCTGCGAGCAGATCGCCGACGGCGAAGTCGACCAGCGCAAGCGTAAGCTCACCGGCGGCGCTCCGTTCGCACCCAAGTTCGACGCGCTGGTCGTGTCGCTGGCCTTCCACCACCCGTCGATGGCCGAAGCGGTCGAGATGGTGGCCCAGTGGGCCGAGGAATGCGGTATCGATCGGGCCGTCGCCGCCCGCCTGGCCGCCGATGTCCTGGTCAACCACGTGGACTGGGTGTCGATCATCGACGAGGTGATCGCCGGCGGCTCCCGGTGGATCCTCGATCTCGGCCCGGCCGATCTGGCAACGCGCCTGACCTCCGGTCTGGTGCGCGGTCAGGGTATCGGGCTGGTTCCGGCAGCACTGCGCGTCGGCCAGCGCAACCTCTTCAGCCCCGGTGGCATCCCCGAGATCGAGGCGCGCTGGTCGCAGTTCGATCCGCTCCTGGTGGAACTGCCCGACGGACGCACCGTGGTGGAGACCGCGTTCACCCGGCTCACCGGCCGCTCGCCGATGCTCCTCGCGGGAATGACGCCCACCACCGTCGACCCCGCGATCGTCGCGGCGGCGGCGAACGCCGGACACTGGGCCGAACTCGCCGGCGGTGGCCAGGTGACCGAGGAGATCTTCGCCCGCAACATCGCCACCCTCACCGACCTGCTGGAACCCGGTCGTGAGGCTCAGTTCAACGCCCTGTTCCTCGACCCGTACCTGTGGAAGTTGCAACTCGGCGGCAAGCGGATCGTGCAGAAGGCCCGTGCCCAGGGCGCCCCGCTCGACGGCGTGATCGTCTCGGCGGGCATTCCCGAACTCGACGACGCGGTCGCACTGGTCGACGAGTTCGTCGAGGCGGGCCTGCGCTACGTCGCGTTCAAACCGGGCACCGTCGAGCAGATCCGTGCGGTCGTCCGGATCGCGGCCGAGGTGCCGCACCACCCGGTCATCGTGCAGATCGAGGGCGGCCGCGCCGGTGGCCACCACTCCTGGGAAGACCTCGACGACCTGCTGCTGGCCACCTACGGTGAACTCCGCGCCCGTCCCAACGTCGTGATCTGCGTCGGCGGCGGCATCGGCACGCCCGAGCGGGCCGCCGAGTACCTGACCGGCGTGTGGTCGGAGAACCTCGGCTACCCCAAGATGCCGCTCGACGGCATCCTCATCGGCACCGCCGCGATGGCCACCAAGGAAGCCACCACATCGCCCGAGGTCAAACAACTGCTCGTCGACACCATCGGTTGTGACGAATGGATCGGCGCCGGTCACGAGAGTGCCGGTATGGCCTCCGGACGCAGCCAGCTCGGTGCCGACATCCACGAGGTCGACAATGCCGCCTCGCGATGCGGACGTCTGCTCGACGACGTGGCAGGCGACGCCGATGCCGTCGCCGAACGTCGCGATGAGATCGTCGAGGCCCTCGCACACACGGCCAAGCCGTACTTCGGTGATGTCGCCGACATGACCTACCGGCAGTGGCTCGACCGCTATGCGACCTTGGCCGTCGGTGGCGAGAGAGTCGACGGGGGCTCGGTCTGGGCCGATCAGCTGCCGTGGGCCGACATCACCTGGCAGACGCGATTCATCGACATGCTGCAGCGCACCGAGGCCCGGATGGCCCCCGCCGACCGCGGCGAGGTGCCCACGATGTTCGCCGGCACCGCGAGCACCGACGATCCACACGCCGCGATCGACGCCCTGGTCAGCGTGTATCCCGAGGCCGAGGTCGATATTCTGCATCCGGCGGATGTGGCGTTCTTCTTCGAGTTGTGCCGTACCCCCGGCAAACCGGTCAACTTCGTACCCGTCATCGACAAGGACGTGCGCCGTTGGTGGCGCAGCGATTCGCTGTGGCAGGCGCACGACGCCCGTTACTCGGCCGACGAGGTGTGCATCATCCCCGGCCCGGTGGCCGTCGCCGGTATCACCCGGGTCGACGAGCCGGTAGGGGAACTGCTCGACCGGTTCGAGGCCCACGTGGCCGCCGATCTGGCCGCCGCCGGCGGTCAGGCGATCCCGGTCGACGGTCGTAAGCGGGCCGGTGTCGTCTCCGGTGAGGGCGCGGTTGCCGCGGTCCTGGAGGCCGACGACGTCGAATGGGCCGGTCGGATCGTGCCCAATCCGGTCACCGTGATCGGTGACCGCGGCCGCTGGGTCGTCGTCGATCCCGGCCGGGCCGAACACGCGCCCACCGGCGCCGTACTCGAACGGGCCGCCGAGGACCGCTTCGATCTCGTCGTGCCCGTGTCCGGCACCACGATCCGTATTCCGCTGCGCGTCACCGCGGCGATCGCCGACGGCGGCAGCCCGCTGATCGATGTCGCCGACGCGTCCGCGGCGATGACCGAGATCCTGACCGTCGCGGCCGGCGGCTCGCTGGCCGAGGTCACCGACGGCGTAAGCACCACCGTCTTCTCCTGGAATCCCGACTCGGTCGCCGACCACGCGGCGGTCACCGGTTACACACTGCCCGCGCATCTGACCCCGACCACCCCGACGCAGCCGTTCGGTTTCGCCGTGCCCGATACCCTCGTCGGCGCGTGCTGGCCGTCGGTGTTCAGCGTGATCGGCGCGGCCCGCGCCGAATCGGGCGATCCCGTCGTGGAGGGTCTGCTCGACCTGGTACATCTCGACCACGCGATCGAGGTCGCCGGCCAGATCCCGACGGTCAGCGACGATCTGGACGTGACCGCTGCCCTACAGGGCGTGTACGACGCCGAGGTGGGCCGGGTCATCGAGGTGGGTGTCGACATCGCCGTCGCCGGCTCGCCGGTCGCGCGACTGGTCGAGCGTTTCGCCATCCGGGGCCGCCTCGGATCGGCCGAACTGACCGACCCAGCACGGGCGGGCGGTGCCGCCGACGGCGAACAGCAGGCCACCCGCAAACTGCTGCGCGCGGCCACCATCACCGCACCCGGCCACATGGGCGGATTCGCGGCGGTGTCCGGTGACCGCAACCCCATCCATACCGACGCCATCGCGGCCCGCCTGGCGGGACTGGGCGATCCGATCGTGCACGGCATGTGGCTCTCGGCCGCCGCCCAGCAGGTGGTGACCGCCACCGACGCCAAGAACCCGATACCGTCGCCGCGGCCGCTGCTCGGCTGGACCGCCCGCTACCTGGGCATGGTCCGCACCGGTGACACGATCGCCGTGCGCGTCGACCGGGTCGGACTCGACGCGGGCCGTGAGGTCGTCGAGGTCACCGCCAAGGTCGGCGACAACCTGGTGATGAGCGCGACCGGTGTACTCGCCGCCCCGCGCACTGTGTACGCATTCCCGGGACAGGGCATCCAGTCCAAGGGGATGGGTCTGGACGCCCGGTCCCGCTCCAAGGCCGCCCGCGACGTGTGGGACCGTGCCGACAAGCACACCCGTGCCGCGCTGGGCTTCTCGATCCTGGCCGTGGTGCGCGACAACCCGACCACCCTGGTGGCCGGTGGCACCACTTACAACCACCCGGACGGCGTGCTGTACCTGACCCAGTTCACCCAGGTCGCGATGGCCACCCTCGGTGTCGCGCAGATCGCCGAACTCAAGGAGTCCGGAGGCTTCGTCGACGGCGCCATCACCTGCGGCCACTCGGTGGGCGAGTACAACGCGCTCGCCGCCTGTGCCGGCGTTCTGCCGCTCGAAGCGGTGCTCGAAGTGGTGTTCCAGCGCGGCGAGGCCATGCATCACCTCGTTCCACGAGATGACAAGGGCCGCAGCGATTACCGGATGGCTGCCATCCGGCCCAGCCAGTTCGGGCTCGCTGACTCCGATGTCACCGCATTCGTCGATGACATGTCGGCGCGTACCGGTGAATTCCTGGAGGTGGTCAACCTCAACCTGCTCGGCTCGCAGTACGCGATCGCCGGTACTGTCCGCGGACTCGAGAGCCTCGAAGCCGAGATCGACCGTCGCCGTGCCGAATTCGGCGGAAAGCGGTCGTTCATCGTGGTACCGGGCATCGACGTACCGTTCCATTCGACCGTGCTGCGTGCCGGTGTGCCCGAGTTCCGGACCAAGCTCGACGAGCTTCTGCCCGCGCATATCGATCCGGAAATCCTTGTCGGACATTATATTCCGAACCTGGTGCCGCGACTGTTCTCGCTCGAACGCGACTTCGTGGCCGAGATCGCCGCGCTCGTCCCGTCCGCACCGCTCGACGACGTTCTCGCCGACTGGGACGGCTGGGCCGCCCGCCCGGGCGAACTGGTGCGTGTGGTGCTCATCGAGCTGCTGGCCTGGCAGTTCGCCAGCCCGGTCCGCTGGATCGAGACACAGGAACTGCTCTTCGCCCCGCGTGAACGGGACGGACTGGGCATCCAGCGGTTCATCGAGATCGGTGTGAAGAGTGCGCCGACGCTGTCCGGTCTGGCCGGCAACACCCTCAAGCTCGACGACTACGCGCCCGCCACCGCAGAGGTGCTCAACCTCGAACGCGACACCGCCGTCATCCTCGCGCAGGATGCCGGAGTGGAGCCCGAGGATGACGACGCCGTCGAGGCCGTTGCCGAAAGCGCCGATCAGGCAACCGAATCGGCACCTGCCGCGGCTGCCGCCCCGGCCCCGGCCGCACCTGTCGCCCCGGCCGGCGGTCCGCGTCCCGAGGACATCTCCTTCGGGCCGGCCGACGCCGTCCGGGCCGTGATCGCGATGTGGACCAAGATGGGTGTCGACCAGATCGGTGCCGCCGACACCATCGAGGCCCTGTGCGACGGTGTGTCCTCGCGCCGCAACCAGCTGCTGCTCGACATCGGCGGCGAACTGGGACTGGGCGCCATCGACGGTGCCGCCGAAGCCGACATGGTGGCGTTGTCGTCGACCGTGCAGACGCTGGCCCGCGGCTACCGTCCGCTCGGCGCGGTCCTCACCGACGCGGTGTCCGAACAGATCCGCAAGGTCATGGGCCCGCTGGGCAAACGCCAGTCCTACATCACCGACCGGGTGGAGAAGGTGTGGCAGCTCGGCCCCGGCTGGGGCCTGCACACCGTCGTCGCCCTGGCGATGGGTACCCGTGAAGGTGCGAGCGTGCGCGGCGGTGACCTCGGCAGCCTGCTCGACGGTCCGCTGTCCGGCGCCGACGCGCTGGACTCGCTGATCGACCGCGCCGTCGCCGCGGTCGGTGCCGACAAGGGCATCGCCGTGGCCAAGCCCGCCGCCGAATCCGGTGGCGGGGCCACGGTGGACGCGGCCGCGCTCGGCGAGTTCGCCGAACAGATCACCGGCCGGTCCGGTGTCCTGGCGACCGCCGCACAGACCGTGCTGGCCAAGCTGGGCCTGACCGACACCGCCGGAACACCCGAGGTCGAGGAGAACCCGGACGCCGCGATTGCCGCGCTGGTCAGCGCCGAACTCGGTTCGGACTGGGCGCGCACCGTCGCACCCGCCTTCGACGAGCGCAAGGTCGTGCTCATCGACGACCGCTGGGCCACCAGTCGTGAGGATCTGGTGCGGCTGTGGCTGACCGACGCCGCCGATCTCGACGCCGACGCCGCCACCCGGTTCGCCGGGGCCGGTGAGGTCGTCGCCGAACACGCCACCTGGTGGCAGGAGAAGGCGACGGCGGCGGGCAACGCGGAGCACGCACAGGTGTACGGCCGGATCGCCGAGGTCGCGCGTGCGGAGAGGGTCGGCGAGTACGCCGACCAGATCGCCGTCGTCACCGGCGCCAGCAGGGGCTCCATCGCTGCGGCCGTCGTCGGTGGGCTGCTCGCCGGCGGTGCGACCGTCGTCGCCACCACCTCGCGCCTCGACTCGGACCGGCTTGCCTTCTACAAGGAGCTGTACCGCACCCACGCGCGCTGCGGCGCCGCCCTGTGGGTCGCGCCGGCCAACATGGCCTCCTACTCCGATGTCGACGACCTGGTGTCGTGGATCGGTTCGGAGCAGACCGAGAACCTCGGCAGCACAACCGCCGTGGTCAAGCCCGCACTCAAGCCGACGATGCTGTTCCCGTTCGCCGCGCCGCGGGTTGCCGGTGACCTCACTGATGCCGGCGCGCGCGCCGAGCTGGAGATGAAGGTGCTGCTGTGGTCGGTGGAGCGGCTGATCGCCGCCCTGTCCGACATCAACGCCGACCACGACCTCGCGGCACGTCTGCACGTGGTGCTGCCCGGCTCGCCCAACCGCGGCATGTTCGGCGGTGACGGCGCCTACGGCGAGGCCAAGGCGGCCCTGGACGCAGTGGTGACCCGTTGGAACGTCGAAGACTCGTGGAAGCGCCGGACCACCCTGGCGCACGCGCTGATCGGCTGGGTCCGTGGCACGGGTCTGATGGGCCACAATGATCCGCTGGTCGACGCCGTCGAAGAGGCAGGTGTGCGTACCTGGAGCACCGCCGAGATGGCGGCCAACCTGCTCGGCGTGTGCACGCCGGAGCAGCGGGCGCAGGCCGCGCAGGCTCCGATCGTCGCCGACTTCACCGGTGGACTCGACCCGGACGCCATCGATCTCAAGGCGCTGGCCGCGGCCGCACAGGCCGAGGCCGCCGAGGTCGAGGCGGACGAGGATTCCGCCGACACCGGTGCCGACACCGTCGCGGCGCTGCCCGCCCCGGCACGTGCCCGCGCATCGATGCGCCCGCAGTGGGCGCCGATCGAGGCCAAGCCCGAGGACCTGGTGGTGATCGTCGGTGCCGGCGAGCTCGGCCCGTACGGTTCGGCGCGAACCCGCTTCGAGATGGAGGTCGACGAGAAACTGTCGGCCGCGGGGGTGCTGGAACTGGCCTGGAACACAGGTCTGATCACCTGGGACAGCGCGCCCAAACCGGGCTGGTACGACACGGCCTCCGGTGACCCGGTGGCCGAATCCGAGATCGCCGACCGCTACCACGACGAGGTGGTCGAGCGGTGCGGTATCCGGCGCTACGCCGACGACGGCGCGATGGTGGACAACACCTCGCCGCTGCTGACCTCCGTGTTCCTCGACGAGGATCTCACCTTCTCGGTGGGATCGGAGGCCGAGGCGCGTGCGTTTGCCGCCACCGCCCCCGACAAGACACGGGTACAGTTCGCCGCCGAATCCGGAGAATGGCAGGTCACCAGACTCGCCGGCACCGAGATCCGCGTGCCCCGCCAGTTCGAGCTCAGCAGGACCGTCGGCGGTCAGATCCCGACAGGTTTCGACCCGACCCGTTGGGGCGTCACCCCCGACATGGTCGAATCCATCGACCGGGTTGCGCTGTGGAACCTCGTCGCCACCGTCGACGCGTTCCTGTCGTCGGGCTTCACCCCGGCCGAGTTGATGCGCTGGGTGCACCCCGGCCTGGTGGCCAACACCCAGGGCACCGGCATGGGCGGCATGACCTCGATGCGTGAGCTGTACATCAACACGCTGCTCGGTGAGGCCAAGGCCAACGACATCCTGCAGGAAGCGCTGCCCAATATCGTTGCCGCACATGTCGTACAGTCCTATATCGGCAGCTACGGCGCGATGATCCACCCGGTCGCCGCCTGTGCCACCGCCGCGGTGTCGGTGGAGGAGGGCGTCGACAAGATCCGCCTCGGCAAGGCGCTGTTCGCGGTCGCCGGCGGGTTCGACGACCTCGGTATCGAAGGCATCGTCGGCTTCGGTGACATGTCGGCCACCGCCGAATCGGCCGCGATGTCCGCCCGCGGCATCGATGAGCGCCGCTTCTCCCGCGCCAACGACCGGCGCCGGGGCGGGTTCGTCGAATCGCAGGGCGGTGGCACGATTCTGCTGGCCCGCGGTGACGTGGCCGCGCAGATGGGACTGCCCGTGCTCGGTGTGGTGGCCTGGGCGCAGAGCTTCGGCGACGGCGTGCACACCTCGATCCCGGCTCCGGGGCTGGGTGCGCTGGGTGCGGCCCGTGGCGGCCTGACCTCGCCGCTGGCCGGCGCGCTGGCCACCCTCGGAGTGAGCGCCGACGAGGTGGGCGTGATCTCCAAGCACGACACATCCACCCGCGCAAACGATCCCAACGAGTCCGAGCTGCACGAGCGGCTGGCCTCGGCGATCGGCCGCAGCGAAGGCGCACCGCTGTTCGTGGTCTCGCAGAAGTCGCTCACCGGTCACGCCAAGGGCGGCGCGGCGGCCTTCCAGCTGATCGGGCTGTGCCAGGTGCTGCGCGACGGAGTGATCCCGCCCAACCGCAGCCTCGACTGCGTCGACGAGAAGATGCAGGAGTACCCGCACCTGGTGTGGGCGCGTGACACCCTGCACCTGGGTGAGCGCTTCCCGCTCAAGGCCGGTCTGCTCACCAGCCTCGGCTTCGGGCATGTGTCCGGGCTGATCGCCGTGGTCCATCCGGAGGCGTTCGTGGCCACTCTCGATCCGGCTGTCGCCGACGACTACCGCGAGCGGGCCGCCGAACGCGAACGGCTCGGCAACCAGCGCCTGCTGGATGCGATGTGCGGTGGCGAGGCCGCCTACACCCGGCCCTCGGGCCGCCGATTTGACGCCGACCGCGACGAGCACGACGCGGAATCGGAACTGCTGCTCGATACTTCGGCACGCCTGGGTGCGTCGGGTGCGTACGGCGTAGGGTCGGTGCGATGAGTGTGTTGGGCGTGGGGATCGACATCGTGTCGGTCCCCGGCTTCAGGGAGCAACTGGCACAGGCCGGCACCACCTTCGGGGACCGGTTCACCACCCGCGAACGACGTGACGCGGGTGTGGGCACCGGCGACGACGCACTTCACCTGGCCGCCCGCTGGGCCGCCAAGGAGGCCGTGATCAAGGCCTGGTCGGTGAGCCGCTATGGCCGAAAGCCGTTGCTGCCGTTGATCCGGCACAGCGATATCGAGGTGGTCACCGA contains:
- the acpS gene encoding holo-ACP synthase AcpS, whose product is MSVLGVGIDIVSVPGFREQLAQAGTTFGDRFTTRERRDAGVGTGDDALHLAARWAAKEAVIKAWSVSRYGRKPLLPLIRHSDIEVVTDNWGRPAIRLAGEIADLLRDTVVHVSLTHDGDTAAAVAILESAPIED
- a CDS encoding type I polyketide synthase; the protein is MTVDHIRTGQLGASTASRTTGTLMDQIAAGEPYAISFGGQGSPWLPTLAELVVDADLEYRISKYIDAAERLIAPVADRLSIARPDGFHPLTWVRAHDAGDDVPTDTALADATLSVPGVLLAQLAAVDALAKQGLDTATIPPTSVVGHSQGILATEVIANDGAGVGAGVVLALAQLIGAAGTIVARRRGLAATSDGTPMMAIGNAAPERIDAILADYRAGLSERDLGTEPVVAIRNGRTAVIVAGAPRHLKALRARCEQIADGEVDQRKRKLTGGAPFAPKFDALVVSLAFHHPSMAEAVEMVAQWAEECGIDRAVAARLAADVLVNHVDWVSIIDEVIAGGSRWILDLGPADLATRLTSGLVRGQGIGLVPAALRVGQRNLFSPGGIPEIEARWSQFDPLLVELPDGRTVVETAFTRLTGRSPMLLAGMTPTTVDPAIVAAAANAGHWAELAGGGQVTEEIFARNIATLTDLLEPGREAQFNALFLDPYLWKLQLGGKRIVQKARAQGAPLDGVIVSAGIPELDDAVALVDEFVEAGLRYVAFKPGTVEQIRAVVRIAAEVPHHPVIVQIEGGRAGGHHSWEDLDDLLLATYGELRARPNVVICVGGGIGTPERAAEYLTGVWSENLGYPKMPLDGILIGTAAMATKEATTSPEVKQLLVDTIGCDEWIGAGHESAGMASGRSQLGADIHEVDNAASRCGRLLDDVAGDADAVAERRDEIVEALAHTAKPYFGDVADMTYRQWLDRYATLAVGGERVDGGSVWADQLPWADITWQTRFIDMLQRTEARMAPADRGEVPTMFAGTASTDDPHAAIDALVSVYPEAEVDILHPADVAFFFELCRTPGKPVNFVPVIDKDVRRWWRSDSLWQAHDARYSADEVCIIPGPVAVAGITRVDEPVGELLDRFEAHVAADLAAAGGQAIPVDGRKRAGVVSGEGAVAAVLEADDVEWAGRIVPNPVTVIGDRGRWVVVDPGRAEHAPTGAVLERAAEDRFDLVVPVSGTTIRIPLRVTAAIADGGSPLIDVADASAAMTEILTVAAGGSLAEVTDGVSTTVFSWNPDSVADHAAVTGYTLPAHLTPTTPTQPFGFAVPDTLVGACWPSVFSVIGAARAESGDPVVEGLLDLVHLDHAIEVAGQIPTVSDDLDVTAALQGVYDAEVGRVIEVGVDIAVAGSPVARLVERFAIRGRLGSAELTDPARAGGAADGEQQATRKLLRAATITAPGHMGGFAAVSGDRNPIHTDAIAARLAGLGDPIVHGMWLSAAAQQVVTATDAKNPIPSPRPLLGWTARYLGMVRTGDTIAVRVDRVGLDAGREVVEVTAKVGDNLVMSATGVLAAPRTVYAFPGQGIQSKGMGLDARSRSKAARDVWDRADKHTRAALGFSILAVVRDNPTTLVAGGTTYNHPDGVLYLTQFTQVAMATLGVAQIAELKESGGFVDGAITCGHSVGEYNALAACAGVLPLEAVLEVVFQRGEAMHHLVPRDDKGRSDYRMAAIRPSQFGLADSDVTAFVDDMSARTGEFLEVVNLNLLGSQYAIAGTVRGLESLEAEIDRRRAEFGGKRSFIVVPGIDVPFHSTVLRAGVPEFRTKLDELLPAHIDPEILVGHYIPNLVPRLFSLERDFVAEIAALVPSAPLDDVLADWDGWAARPGELVRVVLIELLAWQFASPVRWIETQELLFAPRERDGLGIQRFIEIGVKSAPTLSGLAGNTLKLDDYAPATAEVLNLERDTAVILAQDAGVEPEDDDAVEAVAESADQATESAPAAAAAPAPAAPVAPAGGPRPEDISFGPADAVRAVIAMWTKMGVDQIGAADTIEALCDGVSSRRNQLLLDIGGELGLGAIDGAAEADMVALSSTVQTLARGYRPLGAVLTDAVSEQIRKVMGPLGKRQSYITDRVEKVWQLGPGWGLHTVVALAMGTREGASVRGGDLGSLLDGPLSGADALDSLIDRAVAAVGADKGIAVAKPAAESGGGATVDAAALGEFAEQITGRSGVLATAAQTVLAKLGLTDTAGTPEVEENPDAAIAALVSAELGSDWARTVAPAFDERKVVLIDDRWATSREDLVRLWLTDAADLDADAATRFAGAGEVVAEHATWWQEKATAAGNAEHAQVYGRIAEVARAERVGEYADQIAVVTGASRGSIAAAVVGGLLAGGATVVATTSRLDSDRLAFYKELYRTHARCGAALWVAPANMASYSDVDDLVSWIGSEQTENLGSTTAVVKPALKPTMLFPFAAPRVAGDLTDAGARAELEMKVLLWSVERLIAALSDINADHDLAARLHVVLPGSPNRGMFGGDGAYGEAKAALDAVVTRWNVEDSWKRRTTLAHALIGWVRGTGLMGHNDPLVDAVEEAGVRTWSTAEMAANLLGVCTPEQRAQAAQAPIVADFTGGLDPDAIDLKALAAAAQAEAAEVEADEDSADTGADTVAALPAPARARASMRPQWAPIEAKPEDLVVIVGAGELGPYGSARTRFEMEVDEKLSAAGVLELAWNTGLITWDSAPKPGWYDTASGDPVAESEIADRYHDEVVERCGIRRYADDGAMVDNTSPLLTSVFLDEDLTFSVGSEAEARAFAATAPDKTRVQFAAESGEWQVTRLAGTEIRVPRQFELSRTVGGQIPTGFDPTRWGVTPDMVESIDRVALWNLVATVDAFLSSGFTPAELMRWVHPGLVANTQGTGMGGMTSMRELYINTLLGEAKANDILQEALPNIVAAHVVQSYIGSYGAMIHPVAACATAAVSVEEGVDKIRLGKALFAVAGGFDDLGIEGIVGFGDMSATAESAAMSARGIDERRFSRANDRRRGGFVESQGGGTILLARGDVAAQMGLPVLGVVAWAQSFGDGVHTSIPAPGLGALGAARGGLTSPLAGALATLGVSADEVGVISKHDTSTRANDPNESELHERLASAIGRSEGAPLFVVSQKSLTGHAKGGAAAFQLIGLCQVLRDGVIPPNRSLDCVDEKMQEYPHLVWARDTLHLGERFPLKAGLLTSLGFGHVSGLIAVVHPEAFVATLDPAVADDYRERAAERERLGNQRLLDAMCGGEAAYTRPSGRRFDADRDEHDAESELLLDTSARLGASGAYGVGSVR